TGACTTGGTTACAATACTAGGTGGTGTGTAAGTAGCTTTGGCTCCACTTCCTGATACATTTCAGTTAAAGTTGCATCTCTTTTGTAAGATCCAGGCACTATTATACAACTTGTAGCAATATCTTGTATTTTTGTCTACTGGACACTCATCTGTGTGCCTTCAGCCTCAGGGATATAGAGGTCACAGTATTCACTAGTTCCTATAAGTTCTATAGAGAATCTTTAATCTTCAAATGATCTTCCAGCATGCTGAGctcaaaatatttattgtgcattATTTTTATGACATCTGTTGTTTTTCAGCCCCTCTGTTGTGAGTTTTAAATGCAAAGCTTTAAATGTTAAAAGTAAAGATGCACAGACCTAAGTCCTGTAATTTGTTGCACATATAGATATTTAGTTATTGATATATGTATTAGAGAAAGCAGTATTTGTGATTCCTGTAAATAGCAAGATCTGAATGAATAGCAGAAAGAACTGCAGCTTGTATTCCTCTGTGCTGAACTGGATGACCTAAGCTTTTTTCAGcatctgcaatttacatttattttcacaaCATTACCCCCCCCAAAAGCTGTCTGAAGGAATAGAAACCTACATTTAAACTGCAGgtgctgaaaaaaagctacaaTGCTTTCGGTCATCCGTGTAAAGCTGATTCCGTTTCACCACCCAGAGAATTCAAGATGCTGACACTTTTTTGCCTTCAGTTATGGGACATTTTGCAAGTCGGATTCAAGATTTTGAAAAAGAGGGTAAGCCTTTCCTACTATTATAGCAGTTGGGGGGtactaagaattaaaaaaaagaaaattatgttCCTTTATCTGCCCTTTAATTATAGACTAGTGACTTAAGAAACATGAtctaatttaaaaacattaagtcaATTTAACACTATTTAAGTTAGGATTTAGTTGGATAGAGCATTCAGAACTCTGCTCAATCCTTTTTTGCAGGCACAGTTTAAACTTGTTATGCTTTACAACAAACCATTGATTTAATGCTCATCCTCCTGTTTAACCCAATGGACCTCAATCAAAAACTATATGAAGATGCATACAGAATGTTCTTGGTATCCTATTCCACCTGcacctctgccatttgccagaatatACAAATTGTCAGTCTGCACCTGTATAGTAGTAAAACTAATCTTCCCCTGTTACTTTCCACAGTAAacaacccttaaaggggaactattgcaaaaatcttcattcaggagttgggtgtcagatgaatgatccaatatatcttaaagggggggggctccttttgcctagaagatgtattagagctcactctattgaaatcaccaaaaatcctgtctctctacatgcagaatttatgcaaaaggcagttattttgttagatatttTTTGTTCAGGAATCGGTTATTCGAATgagctaaaattaatttgctagaaaagggagccccctataagatatattggctctaactgtcaatatctgacaccctactgctgcatgaagacagaatgaagagaaacagatgctaaaagagaaatagtgaatataaatttgattatttcaaaaacaatacagaatattttttttgattgtatttagaaagtttcttacttcagtatgaggaagcttatatgaaatttttattattgctgtagttcctctttaaatatttttcatggtTATGGGCCACTCCTTGGTTTAGGCAGGACAATGCACATGCTGACTGATATTCCCACTGCGTTGATCTCTGCAAGTAATGGAGTAATGCAAGTAGGTTGTTTGACAGAGAAAGAAGCCTCTTTACCAGCCCGATTCATAATGCCTTTAGCACTCAATGCAATGTTTAAAAAAGCCTGATTTGTCTCATAGTCTTCTTAGCCATTTTTGCTTCATTGTGGAGGGGTAAAATGTACAGATAATCTGAACGCTGGGCTGACTAAGAACGGGATAGATTGTACTCCATTATCCACAGGATTTGCCTATAAAATCACAGGTTTCATCTGTATTGGACTTGCCCATGATGTGCCTCATTGTGAAATGTTGGCTGGGCATTTGattgtttaaataattaaaccctaaaaatgaatatggctgaaaatgccatttttttttatatactgaatttactgcaccagcctaaagtttcagcttgtcaatagcagcaatgaaccaggacttcaaacttgtcacagggggtcaccatcttggaaagtgtctgcgacactcacatgctcagtgggctctgagcagctgttgagaagctaagcttttttagctacttcttagTTTAGCTTCAGTTCTCAACCAGCTGCATTATAGAAAGGCTTTGTTCCATAGAGACAGTGGCTGCACCTTATGGTTGAATACAGTGTGTGTGCCGAGGGAGAGCAGAACAGATTCACAGTGGAATGTATTTAAGTTGACtgtgcatttattatatttacatacagtttGTTTCTCTATGGCACAGGTCCTTAAATATTTCTGCTGACACTGCTATTCCATATGAATGGTTGTTAGGCgcaatttgcactttttttttttttttttttttttaaaggctggCCTTGCACACTCACAGCCCAATATTATTGGAAAAGGTATccctactataaatatatatccccACCCTCCCCACAGGCAATAGGAGCGGGAAGCTTTTTATAATATAAGTATGTTTGAGGAGCTGGATACAACTATATGTTTTTAaccttgtgttgtttttttaatttataagtagCTAGGTTTGTGTTGGtcccttttttgtttgttttttttggggggaggtgGGTTCTGTTTGCCTTTTTACAATTGAACCAatagagcagatttttttttttttttttaataaagttactttatgtttttggtgttttcctgtaatttaataGGTGCCTGTAGTTTTTCCCTCTGACACACATGGAAGGCTTGATATTGTAAGACaagataaatattgttaaaactcaTCCCTATACCATCCAATGccattctaaaatgtatttactaaTGCGACacagtttatataatttataagtcACATTTTATAAGTTCTCCAGTAACTCTATTTGTCACTGTTTGAGCTAAAAGGCATCCATACACTACCTGTACCTATCTCTGTCCAACTGGCCCATGGGCTGAAAAGACAAGGAGCCTCCCACAATATTTGTCTTCCTATGGTTCTGATTGTTCACTCAGAGTATTAGATATTGGAGCAGCAGTACGTGTGGGGAGCTGTGGTTCTTTTCAATAactcatctgccaatgcaccatgaaCTGGCTGACGATACATTACTAAATAGACATTTTGCTGCactaaaatttcaataaatttctTCCCAGCCTTTGTTAGATCTAATAAATGTTTGTTTGCCCAATAATGTGAAAGTCTGATGGAATAGATACCTTCAGCTGCAGTTATTGGATAACAAGCATTCCTGATCTCTCAGGATTCTGAATTCTCAGGATTCTGAATTCTGTCGTTGTTTCCGCCATGGTTGTGTATTAGGAGTGTGCATAGTAAAGTGCTATTACATGTACTTTTGTTTCTAACAGTAaggtttatttgcatttatttataaaaatattggaattacatctGAGTACCTTACAAGCTGCTCTATTGGATGTTTCTGCACTAAAGGGACATTAATATTTTCTTCAGAGCAAACTGCAGTATGTATATGCAGGACAGAAATCTCGATCTGTGTTGTGTGCTAATCAGAAAAGTCCTTTTGTTTTCTTGATATTTTGCTTTCTCCATTCAGGGAGCGCTTGGAATTCAGAGCGCGTCATCCCAAATATTATTCTGAACTCATCAGTAGACAGGTACTCCTGGGAAGGGGCAAAAAGGTAAGAATTTAATGTGTGCAAATTGgtgtaaaaatacatacatagtaacatactaaGTTAGGTTGGAAATAACAcgcgtctatcaagttcaaccttttaaagtgATAGTGAAACGCCTCTTCATGAAAATCTCTCCCACactgctcaggtttttttttttcagatggtgcTTTAAACCTTAATTCCCTCTTACTACGTTATGTATATGTGTCTTTTTCCTGCCTGCTTGACTTTACCTGCCCTACCAGTCTACTCCAGCTCTGGGGGTTAAATTTGCCAGTAGTCCTGGCAAATATCATTCTGTTTGTGCAAGGCAGACAGACAAGGGCCACACATAATCACGTAAGGCAGAATAAGttaaaagcaccattaaaaaaaTGAGTAGCAGAGAGCGGTGTTGAAGAGGAGTTGCAGTGCGGTGGAGGAGCGGAGGATTGTTATTGTATAGTCACTTAACATGAAAGAAAGCAGCAGCAGTACTGTTATAAAGAGGCCATAAAGCTTGAACCAATTgtaagtctctccaatttgcctcagagggggaaaaaaaattccttcctgagtccaagatggcaattggactagtccctggatcaacttgttcgacgagctatctttcataaccctgtattccctcaattgctaaacaccatccaaacACCCTTCTTATCTCAGCtcagattcaggaagagaattccactaGCAGAAACGTTTGTGTTTATCTAATGTGATCCTTCAGCATCAGAGTTTAGCAAGTCCAGCTTTCCTTACTAGGAACCTTTGTAGCACCTCAGGGCAAAAGCATCTTCCTTTGTGCAATTTTACAAACCTCAACAGAAAAGGGAATGAAAGGAAAGACAAAACAAAGTAATAAAGGCAGAAATTAAAGGAAAGCTAAAAATGGCAGaggacagaaaataaataaagcagagtAAGGGTAATGGCAAAAAatgagagaaaaggaaagaaaaaacagacaaaagactaaagagaaataaatcaaaacaaacaaaaaaaaggcaaaagagaGAGAGGAAAGGAAACTCGCAAATCCGATTACCATTCTCATTTGCTAACATCAGTAACTATAGTGCACCATTGTAAATAGGGAAATCCATCAGTGATATGTTAAAACTGAAAGCACAGATCTGATTGGGTAATGGTGCTTATTCTCTCCCCTTTTTTTACCTGAACCATTGATCAAATAgattaaatggaaaaatataatttacctCTTTTCTAGTAGTATCCACACCAGGGGGCAGCTCGTCGGGTGTTTTGTTCACTAGCATCTCAGATGGGTATGTTTGGTAAGATGGAGTGCTAATTTGGGTCTGAGCGGTAAATTGCTGTGTTGTTATTTCCTGAAGGAAAATATTAGGAATATCATTAATAAATGGCCCAATTTAAGGGTAAGCTAACCCATTTGGTTATATGTAATATACAGATGTCTTGGTAGCACCCAGTGTTTCTTTACCAAAGAAATCTGCTCGAAAGTGCTGGTGTCTCCCAGTTCCGATTTCAGATCATTGTAGGATTTcatattctgtaaaataaaaataaaaacatggtgaGTCTTCTCTGTATAACAGGGAGCATCAACCCAAAACAGCACCGGTTTAATCAGCAGAACATTCTCTTCATTGTTAGTAAGCCCTGCAGTAAGATTTTGTAAACTACATACCACCGAAGGTCATATGGATGGGATTCGTCAGTCTGGTCTCTTACAACACTGTCCCACCACTGGTGCAATGTCCATGGAcacatatttaaaagaaatactTGTGGAGAATGGACCAGTGGTGTCCAGTACAAGCTGACACACAGCCTGCATGCTACTGCGCATTGAGCACCCCCTCAAGATACCAGGTGTATTAATCTCATTAGCGCTGTTTCCTAATTGTCAGGCCTCTGGCCAAATTTATGTGAAGGTCCAGCTTAGATACTTGTGAATGTACGGTTGTGTTCAGACTAATAGTAGTCTGACTtaactaacctgatcaatcactgtttttggtagaaatgtaatttctatatggcaaataatttaatagtaggtgtagtagactaatagaaaaccaacagtcatgacatgcatgctgctgattctgtgtaattgaatcattaattgaggcttgatCAAAATAACAATAGCttcttccaaataatagcagtgtggagttcaaatAGTGAGGTCATTTATTCTTTGAAAAACAGGTGTCggttacggcccttatttaaggaaggaaggaagttgtgcatgctggttatagtgcgtttctctctgggggggggggggggggcaaagtttgTCAGACGACCTCCAAACActaaattcaagccacagtacagtgtgaagcatggtgacacaagcatcatgatagGGGGAGgtttctcatactgtggtgttgggcctatttattacaTACCAGggattaaatacattaaaatacttgAAGAGTTGCTGCCTTATGTTGAAGAGGAAATGTCACTGAAATGGGTGTTtgaacaagacaacgaccccaaacacaccagtaaatgagcaacatcttggttccagccCGACAAGATTGACTTTATGGAGTggctgaggcaaaaccaagaaatgcagaagaattgtggaatgtaacaggtgccagaagttggtggactccatgtaacacagatgtgcagcagttctcagaaacactgcttatacaactaaacattagttcagtgattcaaaggaaagcaaaaacatttttcagtttataaagggaatgtttgagtttgtaaaaaagAACGCAGAcattgctattttttggaacagactAATAATCCCTTTTTTTCCACTTTctataaaggaataacacaaacttgatacattttttttttcatgttttgacttggaatagaatgtgctgtgttcccaatgcatttgcgtgtatggaaaaaAAGCTATTGTAAGGATTTTGAGCGTTATTCACacactattattctgaacacaattgtatgtgacataatatataaaagatacaaaaaaaatactggaAAATAGACTTTTTACCTCCCATTTGAATGGGTCCCAAGCCAAGAACCAACCGGTGAAGGTAGGGGGCTCATAATCTTGTTTCACAATAATGATTGGGGTGTTGATATCCCTGTTACCAGGATGACTCTTTAAATACTCTTGTGCAGTCAAAGCGGCTTCTTTTTTCTCTGTCTCGTGAGCACTTTTCCCAATCCACATGAAaacctgattaaaaaaaatgtaagcctgTAAGCCATGATCCAGGGGCAGCACAAATAttattagctcataacaagggtaCAGATATATGATTATTGTTGTATCAGCCATAGTTACAAGAATATATAGGGCAAgtgataacccccccccccccaaaaaaaaatcccattttggtCTTTATTGATAGTATCTTGTAGTGGCATGTTACCCTTAAGAGGCTAGCCCACTTAAGGGTGAGACCAACCCACTGTAATCTTCACTCCAAGCCCTACATATTTGGAACCACTGACGGGGAGGGTTGGCTTTAACGATAAAGGCCCTGGCAAAACAAAGAAAACCAGGCTAATAGAGCTGTCAACTTTACAGGGAGGTGCTAGAAAAGGACCACCTATTTGTCTCACCTGATCCCACGCATCCAGCAGGAAAACATCATCTTCATCCAGGTCATCTTGGTTGAAATCTGAGATCTCTGTTGCAACAAATCTTCCAGTCTTGTTGGAGCACTCAAAGAGCCTTGGAGTAATGTCCAGAGTTTCTTCCTGCAGTCTGAAGGAGGCACAGGAAGGTCAGTCATTCAGAGTCAGTAGTGCCAGTTGTGGTTAATGCTTTTGGCCACAAAAAGCTGACCTCATTGCTGTAATGGTCTTACCTTTTATTGCTGGCATACTGAGACTTCCCACCTAAAGCCAGCCAGAAGTCTGATGGTTCCTGGCCCTCTGCTACCACAACTTTCTCCCCTCTGGAGATAATATCTGCCACGTTCTTGGCCATGGTTCTCTCATCTCCGCTACAGCCCTTgggagataaaataaataaataatataattgttcCTTGGCTTTAAACATCCTACCATAGGATTACCAGcctcaccaaaaatgaaagtgttttgtattaaaggacaGGGAAAGTCTAATACAATTGTGAATACAAATTGGCACCCTCTCCTATTAATCTTCCTTCCTGTAAATGCAATGTGCTCCTGTCAAAAGGCAAGGGATATAACctcctaaataaattatttttactggTGCTTTATCTATGTATATGCACATGCTAGCTTGGCCGTACTTTTCCACACCAGAGGTAGCAGGTCCCTTTAGTCTTCAGCACAAACACATCGTTGGAGTTCAGAGAAGAGGCTCGGACAGGTACTTCAAAGGCCTTGGTGCTGAATTCATTGGCCCCATGCACTTGGAAGAGTCGGATGTCTGCTGGGATCTCTGAGCTGTCAGCCCGGGAGGTACCGCCCTGAAGAGTGAAATGACAATGTTACCCTCTTGTGTCTGGGTTCTGATATCTTAGACACCccaaatatcatatactgtatctccAATATGAATGGCCTTACCTCATAGACCACCATTTTCCCCTTAAAGATTGCCATGAGATGTGCAGGTTCTTTTCCCATTTGCACCCGAACTTGGACTGGTTGCCCACCGTACTCTTGGTCCAGTATCACGGCCTGGTAAGCAGAGGCAGTGATCTCATCTTGGCTTGCATGGCGGCCCTGTGTGACATTACCAGGAAGTTTAATAAAGAGAACACAACtagttgcttaaaggaacagtaacctccTGAGGGATATACTGTGTTTCACCTATGTTAACTTTCTCTGTTGGACCTGTATTTCAACATGAACTGAAGGACTGCAGGGAGGGCAACACTGATGTACAGTGTTTTTGTGTTATCTTGCTCTATGCCCCATATGCCTTTTTAGTCAGGATTTAGAACCATAGACACTTAGGTACAGCACACTGGCTGAGATATATCATTGTAAGGGACCAGGACAATCCTTACCTGCCACATGTAGAGTATGTAGTGGTATTTGTTGTTAACCAGATATTTGTACAGTATCAGGTAACAATCCCCACCATAGAAATGGCCCAGGTATTGCTTCTCCACTGGAGCCCGTTCCAAGTTCTCTATTCTCCATACCTGTAGAAATACACAATACTATTTGCTAGAGCATCACAAATAAAAGTTTGCATAATGAGTAGTTCGTAGTAGGTGGGAACAGTTTTGATGGTGTATTAAAATGTTATGTACTCTCTATGTATAGGATGTCCAAGGGGATATTTccttcaaattttacattttatggccaaaagtatgtggactcCTTTCTGTCCATCAGCTCATTCTAATAATCTGAAATTGCTACTAAAAACAACCTTTACCATTCTGGAAAGTTTCCCACTAGATTTTGGAGCATTGTTGTTGGAATTTGCtcccattcagccacaagagaaTTAGTCAGATTAGGCACTGAAGTTGGGGATCATGCCTAGGGTTGAGGTCAGGCAACTTCTTCCATTTCCATCTCAACAAACTCATTCTGTATTGATCTGGCCTTGTGCTTAAAACACTACAGAGACTTTCCCAAACGTTCCATAAAGTAAGAAGCACAAAAATATCATGAATGCCATTGTATAATGTAGTGGCATCTGTCAGCAGTGATAGGTGTGGCTTTAATTGGCAATTCCAATATTTAGAAGGGGTGTCTGTACTTTTGCCAACACTGAAAATCTGGAATATACCATTGCTAGTGGTCTTTGGTTAGCCACAGTGATATGAGActatatcagaggggggtcagctggttgatgaaaacaaaataaaagcgcagattctgaactcatatttttcatctgtctacacaaatgaggaaccagtaagtgaaggtttccttcttaacagtcccaattctagtaatacaactaatgatgcatggttcacagaaattcaaaagagactagaacatgttaagattaacaaaggtccagggccagatggtattcatcccagggtaattagcgagtttagctctgtgattgccaaacctctttacttaatttttccggattcattgagatctggcatagtgccgagaaactggcgaattgctaatgtggtgcctctattcaaaaaaagaatcccgttctcagcctcaaaactataggccagttagactgacgtcagtggtaggaaagcttttcgaagggttaataaaggataagatactggacttcatagtaaatcataatactatgagtttgtgccagcatggttttatgcgtaatagatcttgccagactaacttaattactttttatgagaatgtaagtagagacctcgattctgggatggcagtggatgtgatttacttagactttgctaaagcatttgatacagtgccacacaaaatgttactggttaaattaaggaatgttggcctggaacatagtatttgtacctggatagagaactggctaaaagatagactacaaagagtggtggtaaatggaacattttctaattggacaagtgttgttagtggagtaccgcagggctctgtactaggtcccttgcttttcaacttgtttattatgtcctggaggtgggcattgaaagtactgtttctatttttgcagatgatactaaattgtatctataggttccatgcaggatgctgccactttgcagagtgatttgtctaaactggaaaactggacagcaaactggaaaatgaggttcaatgttgataaatgcaaggttatgcactttggcaaaaataatataaatgcaagttatacactaaatggcagtgtgttgggagtttccttaaatgagaaggatctaggggtctttgtagataacacgttgtctaattctgggcagtgtcattgtgtggctactaaagcaaataaagttctgtcttgcataaaaaagggcattaactcaagggatgaaaacataattatgtctctttataggtccctggtaaggcctcatctggaatatgcagtgcagttttggactccagtccttaagagggatataaatgagctggagagagtgcagagacgtgcaaataaattggttagagggactgaaaacttaaattatgagggtagactgtcaaggttggggttgttttctctggaaaaaaggcgcttgcgaggggacatgattacactttacaagtacattagaggacattatagacaaatggcaggggacctttttacccataaagtggatctccgtaccagaggccacccctttagactagaacaaaagaactttcatttgaagcaacatagggggttcttcacagtcaggacagtgaggttgtggaatgcactgccgggtgatgttgtgatggctgattcagttaatgcctttaagaatggcttggatgattttttggacagacattatatcaaaggctattgtgatactaagctctatagttagtataggtatgggtatatagaatttaattaaaagtagggatgggtgtatgtatggatgctgggttttcatttgggggggttgaactttgatggactttgtctt
The Xenopus laevis strain J_2021 chromosome 9_10S, Xenopus_laevis_v10.1, whole genome shotgun sequence DNA segment above includes these coding regions:
- the vil1.S gene encoding villin 1 S homeolog (The RefSeq protein has 1 substitution compared to this genomic sequence) — its product is MPELTEKVKKSLNKTTPGLQIWRVEKMELVPVPENSHGNFFEGDCYVLLMTHKTGNNFTYDIHFWVGNDSSMDEQGAAAIYTIQMDDHLGGAAIQHREAQGHESDTFKGYFKHGIIYKSGGVASGMNHVETNTYNVKRLLHCKGKKNVLAGEVPVEWSSFNLGDVFLLDLGKLIIQWNGPKSNKQERLRGMNLAKDIRDRERGGRSYVGVVEGDNEEQSPQLMAIMNYVLGERTQIRASIVDEVVDQVAKSSIKLFQVSDNSGNLMVQEVATQPLTQDLLKHDDCYILDQAGSKIFVWKGKNASKEEKQQAMTRALNFIRAKNYSPSTNVEVENDGSESAVFKQVFQKWTTKDQTSGLGKTSTVGKVAKVEQVKFDVNTMHAKPEVAAQQKMVDDGSGEAEVWRIENLERAPVEKQYLGHFYGGDCYLILYKYLVNNKYHYILYMWQGRHASQDEITASAYQAVILDQEYGGQPVQVRVQMGKEPAHLMAIFKGKMVVYEGGTSRADSSEIPADIRLFQVHGANEFSTKAFEVPVRASSLNSNDVFVLKTKGTCYLWCGKGCSGDERTMAKNVADIISRGEKVVVAEGQEPSDFWLALGGKSQYASNKRLQEETLDITPRLFECSNKTGRFVATEISDFNQDDLDEDDVFLLDAWDQVFMWIGKSAHETEKKEAALTAQEYLKSHPGNRDINTPIIIVKQDYEPPTFTGWFLAWDPFKWENMKSYNDLKSELGDTSTFEQISLEITTQQFTAQTQISTPSYQTYPSEMLVNKTPDELPPGVDTTRKEEYLSTDEFRIIFGMTRSEFQALPEWRKQNIKKTKGLF
- the vil1.S gene encoding villin 1 S homeolog isoform X1 — protein: MPELTEKVKKSLNKTTPGLQIWRVEKMELVPVPENSHGNFFEGDCYVLLMTHKTGNNFTYDIHFWVGNDSSMDEQGAAAIYTIQMDDHLGGAAIQHREAQGHESDTFKGYFKHGIIYKSGGVASGMNHVETNTYNVKRLLHCKGKKNVLAGEVPVEWSSFNLGDVFLLDLGKLIIQWNGPESNKQERLRGMNLAKDIRDRERGGRSYVGVVEGDNEEQSPQLMAIMNYVLGERTQIRASIVDEVVDQVAKSSIKLFQVSDNSGNLMVQEVATQPLTQDLLKHDDCYILDQAGSKIFVWKGKNASKEEKQQAMTRALNFIRAKNYSPSTNVEVENDGSESAVFKQVFQKWTTKDQTSGLGKTSTVGKVAKVEQVKFDVNTMHAKPEVAAQQKMVDDGSGEAEVWRIENLERAPVEKQYLGHFYGGDCYLILYKYLVNNKYHYILYMWQGRHASQDEITASAYQAVILDQEYGGQPVQVRVQMGKEPAHLMAIFKGKMVVYEGGTSRADSSEIPADIRLFQVHGANEFSTKAFEVPVRASSLNSNDVFVLKTKGTCYLWCGKGCSGDERTMAKNVADIISRGEKVVVAEGQEPSDFWLALGGKSQYASNKRLQEETLDITPRLFECSNKTGRFVATEISDFNQDDLDEDDVFLLDAWDQVFMWIGKSAHETEKKEAALTAQEYLKSHPGNRDINTPIIIVKQDYEPPTFTGWFLAWDPFKWENMKSYNDLKSELGDTSTFEQISLEITTQQFTAQTQISTPSYQTYPSEMLVNKTPDELPPGVDTTRKEEYLSTDEFRIIFGMTRSEFQALPEWRKQNIKKTKGLF